The proteins below come from a single Mercenaria mercenaria strain notata chromosome 3, MADL_Memer_1, whole genome shotgun sequence genomic window:
- the LOC123524645 gene encoding receptor-type tyrosine-protein phosphatase F-like isoform X1, whose product MAYIWITKGFLLFLCVNILEIISSEAGDVRDLMHNCLDGLFGYQCKYRCRCMKDEPCDKVTGTCYNGCAKGYWGPGCQLTNNCFYNGKARQYQGRVSVTSSLFICQRWGSQSPHRHSYNANDFPDGRIPDNFCRTTKDSSRPWCYTTDKRRRWEHCNVNNCNCPIGRFGHNCDKECHCAESGEACDSIMGICKSQCALGWTGFDCQTPERCPSNSYGWECSEKCYCTNPDHCDRFTGPTPQCKCQRGFFNDPFCEPVTPPRIIRFGNERVNQGQASVFNCTVAAFPTPRDNEIKLLAPRGKHVTLIQSLVLDGYLYTRSSLFQVSMVNVDEKYSCVVRAVAGNTSITREADVFIRPMLINPPNIIREHVTGTQIPLEWPPWSRSRGDTGDPPIMWYSVWLRTLGESSFRMLSVVPEVKCYERSYCNYTVTDLIPYTNYVIYISVRRQGDSMDGPAGPMVHVKTKCAEPTESALITAINGEYQVNNTYPKTKLSVHWEDAPKETWSCDSIRKYQILVSKGKPDVMVTHVAGRSYKQFQISELEPSTKYCISIRYENNQGFYSPTSAEKCIVSPSTVLAAPKNLQLRRRTSTSLTISWERPLNARGNMTSYTIIYWKGFVRELSTKKGVEYQSGEREVEYTLTGLDPVTSYNIQVQAVNIAGSGEYSEILVASTSEGRPGSLSKFRNTSRTQTSIMLEWQPPERPLSEVMFYYLKCSNAKTASENHIEPLRIPTARNKYNYTGLEPTTQYKCSINASSTIGTGPTSYLTAWTEAVDPTEPPAPTILGRSDTTVTLEIKQHTDKTISFYRIIVEQVTDRSKRSVQEAVSDTSYDYYAAKKEGSSVYVAAQLDNADAVGTFVVGDNKTYGGYSNVPLQPQEEYDIWLGAYAETDTGIKKSISKAVKGSVARSAITAVPQTSHVPVIIGVLILFIVLILVVALLLFMWRKKHLQSEREKAEMPNFGPTIIPEPDLTPPSTPIETVDSDPLLDASGGSDTDSEPIYGNIGFEVAPVKVEDLWDYVKNNKCNDCEGFRREYKLIPAGITAMCEAARKCENKNKNRYGNIVAYDHTRVVLHDYEDEHDDYINANYVDGYNKPKAYIAAQGPTRETLKDIWRMVWQEQSKTIIMLTNPTETGKKKCESYWPADEIQVFHGITVECLGTSDLPDFTTRTFKLAKGDETRIVKQFHYTTWPDHGVPKFSSSLLLLRQKIRSHDNLDSGPQVIHCSAGVGRTGSYIAIDVELERAKTEGVIDVHNFVQLMRTQRINMVQTMDQYVFVYDCLLEALISGDTLMRADEYQDILSEMCQFDNTIQKTKLEEQFEILRLITTTIERDESTTALRAENIFKNRCKNIIPANRCRPFLMTPYEGCNDYINAVFCNSYTRRDGFVLTQMPLPNTVIDFWRLIHDHNVAAIVMLNEVDICDETCEQYWTLESCGEKYGPFIVETTAEIKSDPSITIRDFSITNTDMPHAVPKVVRQFHFHRWVDESPVPSSKLSLFELLDMVDTCQRHSGNKPVVVHCMNGAYRSGLYVAVSILIERLKLEKEIDVFQTVKQLRLCRSHLVDNLEQYRYCHEIVLDYMNSVNMNSMTTFTPPVSNASTVVSSLHLTVGETKET is encoded by the exons GGGATGTTAGAGACCTTATGCACAACTGCCTTGACGGTCTGTTCGGTTACCAGTGCAAGTATAGATGTCGCTGTATGAAAGATGAACCCTGCGACAAGGTCACCGGCACATGCTACAATGGATGTGCTAAAGGATACTGGGGACCAGGGTGTCAACTGA CCAACAATTGTTTCTACAATGGAAAAGCTCGCCAGTACCAGGGGCGTGTATCGGTGACGTCAAGTTTATTTATCTGCCAAAGATGGGGTTCTCAGTCTCCGCACCGGCATTCATACAATGCGAATGACTTCCCCGACGGCCGTATCCCCGATAATTTCTGCCGGACAACAAAGGACTCATCAAGACCTTGGTGCTACACAACTGACAAACGCCGGAGATGGGAACACTGTAATGTAAACAATTGCA ATTGTCCAATTGGCCGTTTTGGTCACAACTGTGACAAAGAGTGCCACTGTGCTGAGAGTGGAGAGGCCTGCGACAGCATAATGGGAATCTGCAAGTCGCAGTGTGCACTGGGTTGGACCGGTTTTGATTGCCAAACAC CTGAGAGATGTCCCAGTAACAGCTATGGATGGGAGTGTTCCGAGAAGTGTTACTGTACCAACCCTGATCATTGTGACAGGTTTACTGGTCCAACCCCACAGTGTAAATGTCAAAGAGGGTTCTTTAACGACCCTTTCTGTGAGCCAG TTACCCCTCCGAGGATTATTCGCTTTGGAAACGAGCGTGTGAATCAAGGACAAGCGTCTGTGTTTAACTGTACCGTGGCGGCATTTCCTACCCCAAGAGATAACGAAATCAAACTTCTTGCACCAAGAGGAAAGCACGTGACACTTATACAGTCACTCGTGCTAGATGGTTACTTGTATACGAGATCGAGTCTCTTTCAG GTGAGCATGGTGAACGTGGATGAGAAGTATAGCTGCGTGGTCAGAGCTGTTGCAGGAAATACATCCATTACCAGAGAAGCTGATGTGTTTA tccGTCCAATGTTGATAAATCCACCAAATATTATAAGGGAGCATGTAACTGGAACACAGATTCCACTAGAGTGGCCTCCCTGGAGTAGATCACGTGGTGATACAGGAGATCCGCCTATTATGTGGTACAGTGTATGGTTACGAACGCTAGGAGAATCTTCATTTAG GATGCTCAGCGTAGTCCCGGAAGTGAAATGTTACGAACGTTCTTACTGTAACTACACTGTAACGGACCTTATACCCTATACAAATTATGTGATCTACATATCTGTACGGAGACAAGGAGATTCCATGGATGGACCTGCGGGACCTATGGTGCATGTGAAAACTAAGTGTGCAG AACCGACAGAGAGCGCACTGATCACGGCAATTAATGGAGAATACCAAGTCAACAATACCTATCCCAAAACGAAGCTGAGCGTACACTGGGAG GATGCCCCGAAGGAAACATGGAGTTGTGACAGCATTAGAAAGTACCAGATTTTAGTCTCGAAAGGCAAACCGGATGTTATGGTAACACACGTGGCAGGGAGGTCTTACAAACAGTTTCAGATTTCAGAGTTAGAACCATCAACGAAATACTGTATCTCTATACGATATGAGAATAATCAAGGGTTTTATAGTCCAACTTCTGCCGAGAAATGTATCGTTTCACCGTCTACAG TCCTTGCTGCACCAAAGAACTTACAGCTTCGCAGACGAACAAGTACTTCATTGACCATTTCATGGGAACGCCCATTAAATGCACGTGGAAACATGACGTCATATACAATAATATACTGGAAAGGATTCGTACGGGAGCTATCCACAAAGAAGGGTGTAGAATATCAGTCTGGGGAACGTGAAGTAGAATATACATTGACGGGCCTCGATCCAGTCACGAGTTATAATATTCAG GTACAAGCTGTGAACATAGCTGGTTCAGGAGAATACAGTGAGATTCTGGTAGCTTCTACATCTGAAGGAC GTCCTGGCTCACTTTCAAAATTCCGAAATACGTCGAGAACACAGACGTCAATCATGCTAGAATGGCAGCCTCCAGAGCGACCACTCAGTGAGGTCATGTTCTACTAT CTGAAATGTTCGAATGCAAAAACTGCATCAGAGAACCACATTGAACCACTGCGTATACCCACTGCACGAAATAAGTATAACTACACAGGTCTCGAGCCCACAACCCAATACAAGTGCAGCATAAATGCCAGTTCTACCATTGGTACGGGGCCGACGTCATATCTCACAGCATGGACTGAAGCTGTCG ATCCGACGGAGCCACCAGCACCAACAATACTTGGTCGTTCTGATACAACTGTTACACTGGAGATCAAACAGCATACTGATAAAACAATCAG TTTCTACAGGATAATAGTAGAGCAGGTTACAGACCGTTCCAAGCGCAGTGTTCAGGAAGCGGTATCTGACACTAGCTATGACTACTACGCTGCAAAGAAAGAAGGGTCGTCCGTATATGTCGCCGCCCAGTTAGACAACGCTGACGCCGTTGGTACATTTGTCGTTGGTGATAACAAAACGTACGGTGGCTATTCAAACGTACCTTTACAACCACAAGAGGAGTATGACATCTGGCTTGGGGCATATGCTGAGACCGATACG GGAATcaaaaaatctatttcaaaagCAGTCAAAGGGTCAGTAG CTCGAAGTGCAATAACCGCTGTTCCGCAAACCAGTCATGTTCCGGTTATCATTGGAGTTCTCATTCTCTTCATTGTGCTTATCCTTGTTGTCGCTTTACTGCTCTTCATGTGGAG AAAGAAACATTTACAATCGGAACGAGAAAAGGCGGAAATGCCAAATTTTGGACCAACAATAATACCTGAACCTGATTTAACGCCACCTTCCACACCAATAG AGACTGTTGACAGTGATCCACTGCTAGATGCTAGTGGTGGGTCTGATACGGACTCTGAACCCATCTATGGTAATATAGGTTTTGAAGTGGCACCAGTCAAGGTGGAAGATCTCTGGGACTATGTGAAAAACAACAAATGCAACGATTGTGAAGGCTTCCGAAGAGAATACAAG cTTATACCGGCAGGGATAACGGCAATGTGCGAGGCAGCAAGAaaatgcgaaaataaaaataaaaacagatacgGAAATATTGTAGCAT atgaTCATACACGAGTAGTATTACATGACTATGAAGATGAACATGACGACTATATAAACGCTAATTATGTAGAC GGATATAATAAGCCAAAAGCATATATTGCAGCACAAG GACCAACACGAGAAACATTGAAAGATATATGGAGAATGGTTTGGCAGGAACAATCAAAGACGATTATAATGTTAACCAATCCAACAGAAACTGGCAAG AAAAAGTGTGAGTCTTACTGGCCTGCTGATGAGATTCAGGTATTTCATGGTATAACTGTTGAATGTCTAGGTACATCCGACCTCCCAGACTTCACAACCAGAACATTTAAACTTGCAAAG GGAGACGAGACTCGCATTGTGAAACAGTTCCATTACACTACATGGCCTGATCACGGGGTACCAAAGTTTAGCAGTTCTCTTTTATTACTACGACAGAAAATTCGATCCCATGACAATCTAGATTCAGGACCACAAGTGATTCATTGCAG TGCTGGTGTTGGAAGAACAGGGTCGTATATAGCAATAGATGTAGAATTGGAGAGGGCCAAAACTGAAGGTGTAATAGATGTCCATAATTTTGTTCAACTTATGCGCACACAGCGGATCAATATGGTACAAACAATG GACCAATATGTGTTTGTGTACGATTGTTTGTTGGAGGCGCTGATTAGCGGTGATACGTTAATGAGAGCTGACGAGTACCAGGACATTCTCTCAGAGATGTGTCAGTTTGATAACACCATACAGAAAACCAAACTTGAGGAACAATTTGAG atACTACGACTTATAACGACCACAATAGAAAGGGACGAAAGTACGACAGCTCTCAGGGCCGAAAACATTTTCAAGAACAGATGCAAAAATATTATACCAGCCAATCGTTGTCGTCCATTCTTGATGACACCATACGAAGGCTGTAATGACTATATCAATGCAGTTTTCTGTAAT agttACACACGCCGAGATGGCTTTGTTTTGACTCAAATGCCCCTACCAAATACTGTGATAGACTTTTGGCGACTTATTCATGATCATAATGTAGCCGCAATAGTCATGCTGAACGAAGTGGACATATGTGATGAG ACGTGTGAACAGTACTGGACCCTTGAATCATGTGGTGAAAAGTATGGACCTTTTATAGTAGAGACAACTGCCGAGATAAAATCTGACCCGAGCATTACAATTCGTGATTTCTCTATCACAAACACTGATATG CCACATGCTGTACCGAAGGTTGTCCGTCAGTTTCATTTTCATCGCTGGGTGGATGAGTCTCCGGTTCCCAGTTCTAAATTGTCTCTGTTCGAACTGCTAGACATGGTCGATACCTGTCAACGACATAGCGGCAACAAACCAGTTGTGGTTCACTGCAT GAACGGTGCTTATCGTAGTGGTCTATACGTAGCTGTGAGTATCCTCATAGAACGTCTGAAGCTTGAGAAAGAAATAGATGTCTTCCAAACAGTGAAACAGCTGAGACTGTGTAGATCCCATCTGGTCGATAATCTG GAACAATATCGTTACTGTCATGAGATTGTGTTAGACTATATGAACTCTGTGAACATGAACAGTATGACTACATTTACACCTCCAGTTTCAAATGCATCAACAGTAGTTTCTTCCTTGCATCTCACAGTCGGAGAGACGAAGGAAACATGA
- the LOC123524645 gene encoding receptor-type tyrosine-protein phosphatase F-like isoform X2, translating into MAYIWITKGFLLFLCVNILEIISSEAGDVRDLMHNCLDGLFGYQCKYRCRCMKDEPCDKVTGTCYNGCAKGYWGPGCQLTNNCFYNGKARQYQGRVSVTSSLFICQRWGSQSPHRHSYNANDFPDGRIPDNFCRTTKDSSRPWCYTTDKRRRWEHCNVNNCNCPIGRFGHNCDKECHCAESGEACDSIMGICKSQCALGWTGFDCQTPERCPSNSYGWECSEKCYCTNPDHCDRFTGPTPQCKCQRGFFNDPFCEPVTPPRIIRFGNERVNQGQASVFNCTVAAFPTPRDNEIKLLAPRGKHVTLIQSLVLDGYLYTRSSLFQVSMVNVDEKYSCVVRAVAGNTSITREADVFIRPMLINPPNIIREHVTGTQIPLEWPPWSRSRGDTGDPPIMWYSVWLRTLGESSFRMLSVVPEVKCYERSYCNYTVTDLIPYTNYVIYISVRRQGDSMDGPAGPMVHVKTKCAEPTESALITAINGEYQVNNTYPKTKLSVHWEDAPKETWSCDSIRKYQILVSKGKPDVMVTHVAGRSYKQFQISELEPSTKYCISIRYENNQGFYSPTSAEKCIVSPSTVLAAPKNLQLRRRTSTSLTISWERPLNARGNMTSYTIIYWKGFVRELSTKKGVEYQSGEREVEYTLTGLDPVTSYNIQVQAVNIAGSGEYSEILVASTSEGRPGSLSKFRNTSRTQTSIMLEWQPPERPLSEVMFYYLKCSNAKTASENHIEPLRIPTARNKYNYTGLEPTTQYKCSINASSTIGTGPTSYLTAWTEAVDPTEPPAPTILGRSDTTVTLEIKQHTDKTISFYRIIVEQVTDRSKRSVQEAVSDTSYDYYAAKKEGSSVYVAAQLDNADAVGTFVVGDNKTYGGYSNVPLQPQEEYDIWLGAYAETDTGIKKSISKAVKGSVARSAITAVPQTSHVPVIIGVLILFIVLILVVALLLFMWRKKHLQSEREKAEMPNFGPTIIPEPDLTPPSTPIGFEVAPVKVEDLWDYVKNNKCNDCEGFRREYKLIPAGITAMCEAARKCENKNKNRYGNIVAYDHTRVVLHDYEDEHDDYINANYVDGYNKPKAYIAAQGPTRETLKDIWRMVWQEQSKTIIMLTNPTETGKKKCESYWPADEIQVFHGITVECLGTSDLPDFTTRTFKLAKGDETRIVKQFHYTTWPDHGVPKFSSSLLLLRQKIRSHDNLDSGPQVIHCSAGVGRTGSYIAIDVELERAKTEGVIDVHNFVQLMRTQRINMVQTMDQYVFVYDCLLEALISGDTLMRADEYQDILSEMCQFDNTIQKTKLEEQFEILRLITTTIERDESTTALRAENIFKNRCKNIIPANRCRPFLMTPYEGCNDYINAVFCNSYTRRDGFVLTQMPLPNTVIDFWRLIHDHNVAAIVMLNEVDICDETCEQYWTLESCGEKYGPFIVETTAEIKSDPSITIRDFSITNTDMPHAVPKVVRQFHFHRWVDESPVPSSKLSLFELLDMVDTCQRHSGNKPVVVHCMNGAYRSGLYVAVSILIERLKLEKEIDVFQTVKQLRLCRSHLVDNLEQYRYCHEIVLDYMNSVNMNSMTTFTPPVSNASTVVSSLHLTVGETKET; encoded by the exons GGGATGTTAGAGACCTTATGCACAACTGCCTTGACGGTCTGTTCGGTTACCAGTGCAAGTATAGATGTCGCTGTATGAAAGATGAACCCTGCGACAAGGTCACCGGCACATGCTACAATGGATGTGCTAAAGGATACTGGGGACCAGGGTGTCAACTGA CCAACAATTGTTTCTACAATGGAAAAGCTCGCCAGTACCAGGGGCGTGTATCGGTGACGTCAAGTTTATTTATCTGCCAAAGATGGGGTTCTCAGTCTCCGCACCGGCATTCATACAATGCGAATGACTTCCCCGACGGCCGTATCCCCGATAATTTCTGCCGGACAACAAAGGACTCATCAAGACCTTGGTGCTACACAACTGACAAACGCCGGAGATGGGAACACTGTAATGTAAACAATTGCA ATTGTCCAATTGGCCGTTTTGGTCACAACTGTGACAAAGAGTGCCACTGTGCTGAGAGTGGAGAGGCCTGCGACAGCATAATGGGAATCTGCAAGTCGCAGTGTGCACTGGGTTGGACCGGTTTTGATTGCCAAACAC CTGAGAGATGTCCCAGTAACAGCTATGGATGGGAGTGTTCCGAGAAGTGTTACTGTACCAACCCTGATCATTGTGACAGGTTTACTGGTCCAACCCCACAGTGTAAATGTCAAAGAGGGTTCTTTAACGACCCTTTCTGTGAGCCAG TTACCCCTCCGAGGATTATTCGCTTTGGAAACGAGCGTGTGAATCAAGGACAAGCGTCTGTGTTTAACTGTACCGTGGCGGCATTTCCTACCCCAAGAGATAACGAAATCAAACTTCTTGCACCAAGAGGAAAGCACGTGACACTTATACAGTCACTCGTGCTAGATGGTTACTTGTATACGAGATCGAGTCTCTTTCAG GTGAGCATGGTGAACGTGGATGAGAAGTATAGCTGCGTGGTCAGAGCTGTTGCAGGAAATACATCCATTACCAGAGAAGCTGATGTGTTTA tccGTCCAATGTTGATAAATCCACCAAATATTATAAGGGAGCATGTAACTGGAACACAGATTCCACTAGAGTGGCCTCCCTGGAGTAGATCACGTGGTGATACAGGAGATCCGCCTATTATGTGGTACAGTGTATGGTTACGAACGCTAGGAGAATCTTCATTTAG GATGCTCAGCGTAGTCCCGGAAGTGAAATGTTACGAACGTTCTTACTGTAACTACACTGTAACGGACCTTATACCCTATACAAATTATGTGATCTACATATCTGTACGGAGACAAGGAGATTCCATGGATGGACCTGCGGGACCTATGGTGCATGTGAAAACTAAGTGTGCAG AACCGACAGAGAGCGCACTGATCACGGCAATTAATGGAGAATACCAAGTCAACAATACCTATCCCAAAACGAAGCTGAGCGTACACTGGGAG GATGCCCCGAAGGAAACATGGAGTTGTGACAGCATTAGAAAGTACCAGATTTTAGTCTCGAAAGGCAAACCGGATGTTATGGTAACACACGTGGCAGGGAGGTCTTACAAACAGTTTCAGATTTCAGAGTTAGAACCATCAACGAAATACTGTATCTCTATACGATATGAGAATAATCAAGGGTTTTATAGTCCAACTTCTGCCGAGAAATGTATCGTTTCACCGTCTACAG TCCTTGCTGCACCAAAGAACTTACAGCTTCGCAGACGAACAAGTACTTCATTGACCATTTCATGGGAACGCCCATTAAATGCACGTGGAAACATGACGTCATATACAATAATATACTGGAAAGGATTCGTACGGGAGCTATCCACAAAGAAGGGTGTAGAATATCAGTCTGGGGAACGTGAAGTAGAATATACATTGACGGGCCTCGATCCAGTCACGAGTTATAATATTCAG GTACAAGCTGTGAACATAGCTGGTTCAGGAGAATACAGTGAGATTCTGGTAGCTTCTACATCTGAAGGAC GTCCTGGCTCACTTTCAAAATTCCGAAATACGTCGAGAACACAGACGTCAATCATGCTAGAATGGCAGCCTCCAGAGCGACCACTCAGTGAGGTCATGTTCTACTAT CTGAAATGTTCGAATGCAAAAACTGCATCAGAGAACCACATTGAACCACTGCGTATACCCACTGCACGAAATAAGTATAACTACACAGGTCTCGAGCCCACAACCCAATACAAGTGCAGCATAAATGCCAGTTCTACCATTGGTACGGGGCCGACGTCATATCTCACAGCATGGACTGAAGCTGTCG ATCCGACGGAGCCACCAGCACCAACAATACTTGGTCGTTCTGATACAACTGTTACACTGGAGATCAAACAGCATACTGATAAAACAATCAG TTTCTACAGGATAATAGTAGAGCAGGTTACAGACCGTTCCAAGCGCAGTGTTCAGGAAGCGGTATCTGACACTAGCTATGACTACTACGCTGCAAAGAAAGAAGGGTCGTCCGTATATGTCGCCGCCCAGTTAGACAACGCTGACGCCGTTGGTACATTTGTCGTTGGTGATAACAAAACGTACGGTGGCTATTCAAACGTACCTTTACAACCACAAGAGGAGTATGACATCTGGCTTGGGGCATATGCTGAGACCGATACG GGAATcaaaaaatctatttcaaaagCAGTCAAAGGGTCAGTAG CTCGAAGTGCAATAACCGCTGTTCCGCAAACCAGTCATGTTCCGGTTATCATTGGAGTTCTCATTCTCTTCATTGTGCTTATCCTTGTTGTCGCTTTACTGCTCTTCATGTGGAG AAAGAAACATTTACAATCGGAACGAGAAAAGGCGGAAATGCCAAATTTTGGACCAACAATAATACCTGAACCTGATTTAACGCCACCTTCCACACCAATAG GTTTTGAAGTGGCACCAGTCAAGGTGGAAGATCTCTGGGACTATGTGAAAAACAACAAATGCAACGATTGTGAAGGCTTCCGAAGAGAATACAAG cTTATACCGGCAGGGATAACGGCAATGTGCGAGGCAGCAAGAaaatgcgaaaataaaaataaaaacagatacgGAAATATTGTAGCAT atgaTCATACACGAGTAGTATTACATGACTATGAAGATGAACATGACGACTATATAAACGCTAATTATGTAGAC GGATATAATAAGCCAAAAGCATATATTGCAGCACAAG GACCAACACGAGAAACATTGAAAGATATATGGAGAATGGTTTGGCAGGAACAATCAAAGACGATTATAATGTTAACCAATCCAACAGAAACTGGCAAG AAAAAGTGTGAGTCTTACTGGCCTGCTGATGAGATTCAGGTATTTCATGGTATAACTGTTGAATGTCTAGGTACATCCGACCTCCCAGACTTCACAACCAGAACATTTAAACTTGCAAAG GGAGACGAGACTCGCATTGTGAAACAGTTCCATTACACTACATGGCCTGATCACGGGGTACCAAAGTTTAGCAGTTCTCTTTTATTACTACGACAGAAAATTCGATCCCATGACAATCTAGATTCAGGACCACAAGTGATTCATTGCAG TGCTGGTGTTGGAAGAACAGGGTCGTATATAGCAATAGATGTAGAATTGGAGAGGGCCAAAACTGAAGGTGTAATAGATGTCCATAATTTTGTTCAACTTATGCGCACACAGCGGATCAATATGGTACAAACAATG GACCAATATGTGTTTGTGTACGATTGTTTGTTGGAGGCGCTGATTAGCGGTGATACGTTAATGAGAGCTGACGAGTACCAGGACATTCTCTCAGAGATGTGTCAGTTTGATAACACCATACAGAAAACCAAACTTGAGGAACAATTTGAG atACTACGACTTATAACGACCACAATAGAAAGGGACGAAAGTACGACAGCTCTCAGGGCCGAAAACATTTTCAAGAACAGATGCAAAAATATTATACCAGCCAATCGTTGTCGTCCATTCTTGATGACACCATACGAAGGCTGTAATGACTATATCAATGCAGTTTTCTGTAAT agttACACACGCCGAGATGGCTTTGTTTTGACTCAAATGCCCCTACCAAATACTGTGATAGACTTTTGGCGACTTATTCATGATCATAATGTAGCCGCAATAGTCATGCTGAACGAAGTGGACATATGTGATGAG ACGTGTGAACAGTACTGGACCCTTGAATCATGTGGTGAAAAGTATGGACCTTTTATAGTAGAGACAACTGCCGAGATAAAATCTGACCCGAGCATTACAATTCGTGATTTCTCTATCACAAACACTGATATG CCACATGCTGTACCGAAGGTTGTCCGTCAGTTTCATTTTCATCGCTGGGTGGATGAGTCTCCGGTTCCCAGTTCTAAATTGTCTCTGTTCGAACTGCTAGACATGGTCGATACCTGTCAACGACATAGCGGCAACAAACCAGTTGTGGTTCACTGCAT GAACGGTGCTTATCGTAGTGGTCTATACGTAGCTGTGAGTATCCTCATAGAACGTCTGAAGCTTGAGAAAGAAATAGATGTCTTCCAAACAGTGAAACAGCTGAGACTGTGTAGATCCCATCTGGTCGATAATCTG GAACAATATCGTTACTGTCATGAGATTGTGTTAGACTATATGAACTCTGTGAACATGAACAGTATGACTACATTTACACCTCCAGTTTCAAATGCATCAACAGTAGTTTCTTCCTTGCATCTCACAGTCGGAGAGACGAAGGAAACATGA